One genomic region from Bacilli bacterium encodes:
- a CDS encoding metalloregulator ArsR/SmtB family transcription factor, whose translation MARKIQPAESCDCDVIHEDTVNQVRKKMPQEETLYDLADLFKVLGDSTRIKILWALDEAEMCVCDISFLLNMTQSAISHQLRVLKQAELVKSRREGKIVFYSLEDVHVKQIFDQGLIHISEGRK comes from the coding sequence ATGGCAAGGAAAATACAACCAGCTGAAAGCTGCGACTGTGATGTTATACATGAGGATACTGTTAATCAAGTTCGAAAAAAAATGCCTCAAGAAGAAACTCTATATGATCTCGCGGATTTATTTAAGGTCCTCGGTGATTCAACAAGGATTAAGATTCTTTGGGCTTTAGATGAGGCAGAGATGTGCGTTTGCGATATTTCGTTCTTATTAAATATGACCCAATCAGCAATTTCACATCAACTAAGAGTCTTAAAACAGGCTGAATTGGTAAAAAGCAGAAGAGAGGGAAAGATTGTATTCTACTCACTTGAAGATGTACACGTAAAGCAAATATTTGATCAGGGATTAATTCATATTTCAGAAGGAAGAAAGTAA